Proteins co-encoded in one Pocillopora verrucosa isolate sample1 chromosome 1, ASM3666991v2, whole genome shotgun sequence genomic window:
- the LOC131796407 gene encoding tropomodulin-3 yields MSWVKQKESVDLDQFQNIDEDSLVEALSPEELADLNAAIDPENALLPVHERQENQTEKDNTGPFDRQHLLEHLEEQAKNLKERSDYVPYKKETRGKVWRPKEQPGKKDPTPLLPDDLSEVLDNATDEEMMELAAILGVHGMLTQTQSHFAEKMEAGKALRGSGLKKYKPGVVKATKIKKPDLTAVNELDLGKAMEQFKRNDAKLTNLNLNNHRDVTTEILEDVAKALKSNTNLKHLQLANTQMTDKTAKMFAEALSKNKTLESINLESNFLTGDGIMAIMKVLETNTNLTALRLSNQSAIIGSQVEQKIVTSLEKNRTLLVFGMSFDTQGPRIRAAELMVRNNDSIRLDRVENGDVNGEEDDAIEEEDEDEEEEDEEEEDDEE; encoded by the exons ATGTCTTGGGTGAAGCAAAAAGAGTCTGTGGATCTCGATCAGTTCCAAAACATCGATGAGGATTCTTTAGTGGAAGCTCTGTCTCCAGAGGAGTTAGCAGACCTCAATGCAGCTATTGATCCCGAG AATGCCCTTCTCCCAGTTCATGAGCGGCAAGAAAACCAGACAGAAAAGGATAACACTGGACCATTTGATCGACAACATCTGTTGGAACACCTGGAGGAACAGGCTAAGAATCTGAAAGAACGTTCAGATTATGTTCCATACAAGAAAGAAACGCGTGGCAAAGTTTGGCGGCCAAAGGAGCAGCCAGGGAAAAAAGATCCAACTCCACTGCTCCCTGATGATCTCAGTGAGGTTTTAGATAATGCAACTGATGAGGAAATGATGGAACTTGCAG CAATACTTGGTGTGCATGGCATGTTAACCCAAACTCAGAGTCACTTTGCAGAAAAGATGGAAGCTGGGAAAGCTTTAAGAGGCAGTGGCTTAAAGAAATACAAACCTG GTGTTGTAAAGGCAACTAAGATAAAAAAGCCTGACCTCACAGCTGTAAATGAGTTGGACCTTGGGAAAGCAATGGAACAATTCAAAAGAAATGATGCAAAATTGACAAATCTAAACTTGAACAATCATAGAGATGTCACTACAGAGATTCTTGAAGATGTTGCTAAGGCACTGAAAAGTAATACCAATCTTAAACATCTTCAGTTAGCCAACACACAGATGACAGACAAGACTGCCAAG ATGTTTGCAGAGGCATTAAGTAAAAACAAGACCTTAGAGAGCATCAACCTGGAGTCTAACTTCCTGACTGGAGATGGAATCATG GCAATCATGAAAGTTCTAGAAACCAATACTAACTTGACAGCACTGAGGCTATCCAATCAg TCTGCCATTATTGGTAGTCAAGttgaacaaaaaattgtcaCCTCTTTGGAAAAGAACAGAACACTGCTTGTTTTTGGTATGAGTTTTGACACACAAGGACCAAGAATCAGAGCAGCAGAGTTGATGGTCCGAAACAATGATTCAA tTCGACTGGACAGGGTAGAGAATGGTGATGTGAATGGAGAAGAAGATGATGCTATTGAGGAAGAAGACGAAGACGAAGAAGAGGAGGACGAGGAGGAAGAAGACGATGAAGAGTAA